The Huiozyma naganishii CBS 8797 chromosome 3, complete genome genome contains a region encoding:
- the UBA4 gene encoding Uba4p (similar to Saccharomyces cerevisiae UBA4 (YHR111W); ancestral locus Anc_5.421): MSGNSSDAQAELIRLRRENELLREKLRQSGTQEGVGADRLSLPEYERYGRQMIVESTGGVQGQLLLKSAKVLVVGAGGLGSPCLPYLAGAGVGTIGIVDNDTVEVSNLHRQVIHDSGKVGMLKCESAREVLGKLNPNVKVVTYPVRLDYSNAFRIFEGYDIVLDCTDTPLTRYLVSDVAVNLGMTVVSASGLGTEGQLSVLNFQDCGPCYRCFYPTPPPPTSVASCSEGGVIGPCIGIVGVMMAVETIKIILGVYTKENFKPFLMMYSGFPGQTIRTFKMRGRQPQCIACGTERTITKETIESGIVNYNVFCGSRNYNVCQPEERISVSDLQDELLDMDTTVLLDVRPSHHYKISHLPHTVNVPMKELRNLDRSVDALQSRIPQITESSDVLVICRHGNESQLATRLLKDEFNIKNVRDVTGGLFKYIDEIDPSMPKY, encoded by the coding sequence ATGTCCGGCAATTCAAGTGATGCTCAGGCCGAGTTGATTAGATTGAGACGAGAGAATGAACTTCTGAGGGAGAAATTGAGACAGAGCGGGACGCAGGAGGGTGTGGGTGCCGATCGGCTTTCGTTGCCCGAGTACGAGAGGTACGGCAGACAGATGATTGTGGAGAGCACCGGTGGTGTCCAGGGACAGCTGCTTTTGAAGAGTGCGAAAGTGTTGGTTGTTGGGGCAGGTGGACTGGGAAGTCCCTGCCTGCCTTACTTGGCTGGTGCCGGCGTGGGGACCATTGGGATTGTGGACAACGACACCGTGGAGGTGTCCAACTTGCACCGGCAGGTGATTCACGATTCTGGGAAAGTGGGGATGTTGAAGTGTGAGTCCGCAAGAGAAGTGCTTGGCAAATTGAACCCGAACGTCAAAGTGGTCACGTACCCTGTGAGGTTAGACTACAGCAACGCATTCCGTATCTTCGAAGGGTACGACATAGTGTTGGACTGTACAGATACACCTCTGACACGGTACTTGGTTTCGGACGTCGCAGTGAACTTGGGGATGACCGTAGTCTCGGCGTCAGGCCTTGGCACGGAGGGACAACTGTCCGTTTTGAACTTCCAGGACTGCGGACCTTGCTACAGGTGCTTTTacccaacaccaccaccaccgacATCCGTCGCCTCGTGTTCCGAAGGTGGTGTGATTGGGCCCTGTATTGGGATTGTCGGCGTCATGATGGCCGTGGAGACCATAAAGATCATACTGGGCGTCTACACGAAGGAAAACTTCAAACCTTTCCTCATGATGTACTCTGGGTTCCCAGGGCAGACTATAAGGACTTTCAAGATGAGGGGGAGACAACCTCAATGCATTGCGTGTGGTACAGAGCGCACGATCACTAAAGAAACGATTGAGTCCGGGATCGTCAATTACAACGTGTTTTGCGGATCGAGAAACTACAACGTTTGCCAACCGGAGGAGAGAATCTCCGTATCGGATCTTCAAGATGAACTTCTCGACATGGACACAACCGTCCTGCTGGATGTCCGCCCATCGCACCACTACAAAATATCGCACCTCCCCCATACGGTGAACGTGCCAATGAAGGAATTGAGAAACCTAGATCGGTCTGTAGACGCCTTGCAATCTCGGATCCCACAGATCACCGAGTCCAGCGATGTGCTCGTAATATGCCGTCACGGAAACGAATCGCAACTGGCGACGAGACTGCTCAAGGACGAGTTTAACATTAAAAACGTAAGGGATGTCACAGGTGGACTATTCAAATACATCGATGAGATAGACCCTTCGATGCCAAAATATTGA
- the BCP1 gene encoding protein-transporting protein BCP1 (similar to Saccharomyces cerevisiae BCP1 (YDR361C); ancestral locus Anc_5.418): MVKAVLLSDLAAQSRKRRSRNDAGDADQGSSDSEIDISSTDSETNGDGDGDGDRDSGDDIVNIDFDFYNANPEVDFHALKNLSRQLFGLQESNRIQLSALAHMMLDSPMTTIKTDGEQSDPYCFLAVVDYAANKNSDYASYLKKVDPKLAAFFQAVENNGKSCALVLSERLINMPPEVVPPMYRITLEDVSSALGGEDKHYDFYVIASRKYEVNFDMDDDENDEGATGRSKKRVKNDEIDFFHEEDRFFEPLADLYVERPVAKGVIPTFTVLSHSALLKGVDSLETEMSQW; the protein is encoded by the coding sequence ATGGTGAAGGCAGTGTTGTTAAGTGATTTGGCGGCGCAGTCCAGGAAACGGAGGAGTCGCAACGATGCGGGAGATGCAGACCAGGGGTCCTCTGATTCAGAGATCGATATCAGCAGTACGGACTCTGAGACAAACGGggacggtgacggtgacggtgacaGGGACTCCGGCGATGATATTGTCAACATTGACTTTGATTTCTACAATGCAAATCCGGAGGTCGACTTCCACgcgttgaagaacttgtccCGGCAGTTGTTCGGGTTGCAAGAGAGTAACAGGATCCAGTTGAGCGCACTGGCACACATGATGCTGGACTCGCCGATGACGACGATTAAGACAGACGGGGAGCAGTCGGACCCGTACTGCTTCCTAGCCGTGGTGGACTACGCTGCGAACAAGAACTCTGACTACGCGtcgtacttgaagaaagtggaccCGAAGCTTGCTGCGTTCTTCCAAGCCGTGGAAAACAACGGGAAGAGTTGTGCGCTTGTACTGAGCGAGAGACTCATCAACATGCCCCCCGAGGTTGTCCCACCTATGTACCGTATCACACTGGAGGACGTCAGCAGCGCGTTGGGCGGCGAGGACAAGCACTACGATTTCTACGTCATCGCCAGCAGGAAGTACGAGGTCAACTTCGACATggatgacgacgagaacgacgaggGTGCCACAGGGAGATCCAAGAAGAGGGTCAAGAACGACGAGATCGATTTCTTCCACGAGGAGGACAGGTTCTTCGAGCCTCTTGCCGATCTGTACGTCGAGAGACCCGTGGCCAAGGGCGTCATCCCAACTTTCACCGTTCTGAGTCACAGCGCCCTGCTGAAGGGGGTAGACTCTTTGGAGACAGAAATGTCCCAGTGGTAG
- the EAF1 gene encoding Eaf1p (similar to Saccharomyces cerevisiae EAF1 (YDR359C); ancestral locus Anc_5.417), which yields MNNNWSNPAVGGGPLQQQQIEQTRAVSLETLVDTRNKKLVELYCVSKLGELLDIVDEAKFQNDLDEFLAKNDIVKKGLRFHASSLPAQPHNLSHHVGPSLNLSNSAPHLQTGRQAAGGRNSLINSKKRSISTSSISNISKRESGSQSKNGGGKGSAGSTATRHSISIMGRPKSGTPQVSMVSPSESVDIGTGKSGDQFISVDVAGVPKQSFQEPVETAEMSQTTDVKARSQPASGTRKRELGSDSTGVKDSAEEPVAKRAKVHFDDSQYNSYHAEHRSADTEDDASRPARAMTQHIPYYVDPNLPTPKATPIETSHRSKNELVNRIHNQRDVKTSGFVPNNVNSKESILLLMKDIIPSKVAQGIPLAELRYMSQTLPLINLIPRAHKILTTDIINNALNEARITVVSSRIEELRRLGLWSLRQPKKFVDPFNNGDTHHSVLLNEAKWMADDFKEGKKYKMAVCITMAQAVADYWTYGKEHSCVETREPRFLSQEEQETANNPVDTDQEHPVGSDSELKPAAIIDAEDEAAQSNTESHTQGSPDSQGEVAADVESEIPSPVTTVASIDTKLLLKEPSEAAPMTTESLGSLVKDSTLNPAPSPQRNPAGPFKLTLSFDELNDNERAIAEDIPLYVGVKEEAGILGETQNEKPDVLPFALISKSMTTLEDDHFYKLIERQVIDDEQSLVQLSKRRGMFYGNRRSHYLRPPSVPSLRYLQNRTPTIWLPEDDQELVKNINNYAYNWELISANMVHMPSRSYLSNIERRTPWQCFERFVQLNERFNFNDLKGPRAHRAQMWLIEAHKFQQRQNRRISPLGVGAESIQRGHRRLRWASMFEVMRRCIKKRENMPRPNPTQSRKPLDCKNMKVPTPAEMSQLKAQRDEALRRDMQLRRTAKSRLQQKQTQAAQQAQQIKGAARAQTVPNPVKVEPTPQSLPPQRKLTEREIVESYSRKILLQKPNLSPELALKAAESYYKQIKEQQIHQARAEIIQRSGAQIVPGLPGHPVPNSMTANGTDVNKIKSPTPSEILQRYQK from the coding sequence ATGAACAATAACTGGTCGAACCCCGCCGTCGGTGGGGGCCcgctgcaacagcagcaaataGAGCAGACAAGAGCGGTATCCCTGGAGACTCTGGTAGATACGAGGAACAAGAAGCTCGTGGAGCTGTACTGTGTTTCAAAGCTCGGGGAGCTGCTGGATATAGTGGATGAGGCGAAGTTCCAGAACGATCTCGATGAGTTTCTTGCGAAGAACGATATAGTGAAGAAGGGTTTACGGTTCCATGCTTCTAGTTTGCCCGCTCAACCACACAACCTCAGTCATCATGTTGGGCCGAGCTTGAATCTGTCGAATTCGGCGCCGCATTTGCAGACTGGTAGGCAGGCCGCTGGAGGGAGAAACTCTTTGATCaactcgaagaagagaagcaTATCAACGAGCAGTATTAGTAATATATCAAAACGTGAGAGTGGTAGTCAGAGTAAAAATGGAGGCGGTAAGGGCAGCGCCGGGTCCACAGCGACGCGACACAGTATCAGCATTATGGGGAGGCCGAAAAGTGGCACTCCACAGGTGTCAATGGTTAGTCCTAGCGAAAGTGTCGACATCGGGACCGGTAAGTCTGGTGACCAGTTTATTTCAGTCGACGTTGCAGGCGTACCGAAACAGTCTTTTCAGGAACCAGTGGAAACGGCGGAAATGTCACAAACGACAGATGTCAAGGCACGATCGCAGCCTGCTAGTGGAACTCGCAAAAGAGAACTTGGTTCAGATTCGACAGGCGTAAAAGATAGCGCCGAGGAACCCGTCGCAAAGAGAGCAAAAGTGCACTTTGATGACTCTCAATACAATTCGTACCACGCGGAGCATCGTTCCGCGGACACTGAGGATGATGCATCAAGACCGGCTCGCGCCATGACCCAACATATCCCATATTACGTGGATCCAAATCTACCGACGCCGAAGGCCACCCCGATAGAAACGTCGCATAGGTCCAAGAACGAACTGGTCAACAGAATACACAACCAAAGGGATGTAAAGACAAGTGGGTTTGTCCCCAATAATGTAAACTCAAAGGAATCCATTCTTCTGCTAATGAAGGATATCATACCTTCAAAGGTAGCGCAAGGCATACCCCTCGCAGAATTACGATACATGTCGCAGACTTTGCCCCTAATTAACCTAATCCCAAGGGCTCATAAGATCCTCACAACAGATATAATTAATAATGCATTGAACGAGGCCAGAATCACAGTGGTTAGTTCGCGAATAGAAGAATTGAGAAGGCTGGGGCTATGGTCCCTCAGacaaccaaaaaaattcgTAGACCCCTTCAACAATGGGGATACGCATCATAGTGTATTGCTGAATGAAGCCAAATGGATGGCTGACGACTTCAAAGAGGGGAAAAAGTACAAGATGGCTGTGTGTATCACCATGGCACAAGCAGTGGCAGATTACTGGACTTACGGGAAGGAACACTCGTGTGTGGAAACTAGAGAACCACGTTTCCTATCCCAGGAGGAACAGGAAACGGCAAATAACCCAGTTGACACAGACCAGGAGCATCCTGTCGGAAGTGACAGTGAATTGAAACCGGCGGCAATCATAGACGCAGAGGATGAAGCTGCTCAAAGTAATACAGAATCACACACCCAAGGGTCTCCTGATTCACAAGGCGAAGTTGCCGCAGATGTAGAAAGTGAGATACCGTCACCGGTAACAACTGTGGCATCGATAGATACAAAACTGTTGTTAAAGGAACCATCTGAAGCGGCACCAATGACAACAGAATCACTAGGCTCGTTGGTCAAAGACTCTACACTGAATCCTGCACCTTCCCCTCAGAGAAACCCCGCGGGGCCCTTCAAGCTTACTCTGTCATTTGATGAGCTAAATGACAATGAGAGGGCAATTGCGGAAGACATCCCGTTGTACGTTGGTGTAAAAGAGGAAGCGGGAATTTTGGGGGAAACCCAGAATGAAAAGCCAGATGTCCTACCGTTTGCTCTGATCTCTAAATCTATGACAACGCTGGAGGATGACCATTTTTATAAGTTAATTGAAAGGCAGGTGATAGATGACGAACAGTCGTTGGTCCAATTGAGTAAAAGGAGAGGAATGTTTTACGGGAACCGAAGGAGCCATTATTTGAGGCCACCCTCTGTCCCTTCGTTGAGATACCTACAAAATAGAACACCAACAATCTGGCTGCCCGAAGACGATCAAGAACTGGTCAAGAATATCAACAATTACGCCTATAACTGGGAGCTGATCAGTGCCAATATGGTTCACATGCCAAGCAGATCGTACTTGTCGAACATCGAAAGGCGGACTCCTTGGCAGTGCTTCGAAAGATTCGTCCAACTGAATGAAAGATTCAATTTTAACGATTTGAAGGGCCCACGGGCGCATAGAGCGCAGATGTGGTTGATTGAGGCTCACAAgtttcaacagagacaaaATAGAAGAATATCACCATTGGGTGTCGGTGCAGAATCTATCCAGCGTGGTCACAGGAGGTTACGCTGGGCGAGTATGTTTGAAGTGATGAGAAGATGTATCAAAAAGAGGGAAAATATGCCTAGACCTAACCCAACACAATCGAGAAAACCCTTGGACTGCAAAAACATGAAAGTCCCCACACCAGCTGAGATGTCTCAGTTGAAGGCGCAGCGAGACGAAGCGTTGAGAAGGGATATGCAGTTAAGAAGGACTGCGAAGAGTAGGCTACAGCAGAAACAAACACAGGCCGCTCAACAGGCACAGCAGATCAAGGGAGCAGCGCGAGCGCAAACGGTACCCAACCCTGTCAAAGTTGAGCCCACACCTCAGAGCTTGCCTCCACAAAGGAAGTTGACGGAGCGTGAGATCGTAGAGTCGTACTCACGAAAGATTCTTTTGCAGAAACCGAATCTGTCCCCAGAGCTGGCACTCAAGGCGGCAGAGAGTTACTATAAGCAAATAAAGGAGCAACAAATACATCAGGCCCGTGCCGAGATCATCCAGCGGAGTGGAGCGCAGATTGTTCCAGGGCTTCCAGGACATCCCGTGCCCAATTCGATGACTGCTAACGGCACAGACGTGAATAAGATCAAGTCTCCGACGCCGTCAGAAATCTTACAGAGATATCAGAAGTAG
- the GGA1 gene encoding ubiquitin-binding protein (similar to Saccharomyces cerevisiae GGA1 (YDR358W) and GGA2 (YHR108W); ancestral locus Anc_5.416), with protein sequence MSGIYLTDRPVRRPQGSGSPLIRKIQRSCRMSLPEPDLALNLDVADYINEKQGGTAYDATRAIVKLINNRDSHTAVFALSLLDVLVKNCGYPVHLQISRKEFLNELVRRFPEHPPLRYSRVQRLVLTAIEEWYQTICKHAPYKDDLNYIRDMRRLLKYKGYIFPKIHSEDLAVMRPTDQLKTASEIQKEQEIAQAAKLEELIRSGRPEDLREANKLMKIMAGFKEDNVVHAKQTVNAELNKLKRKADLLNEMLNMSNESEIAENGTIEELYAALKGAQPKFQKIIEEEHDDDTLIQDLLKFNDTVNQLLNKYSLLKIGNTTAANEINPEVMAATPESNVGALSNEINLIDFGDDMGATSPSPTPNAPDLAAATANQNNIDPMMDLLGDLNDLSLSNGNGSGDLLGNNEPLELGGGISLDSNTDDIFSATSNKTASNVSAAPANTATTGTQDGSFDLLGDLTSSTGRTSTQTATKVLVNTSANLKIEFEVTRENDSTIKVKACFTNLGSVPLQEFTFSVAVPKSMQLRLQPQSDNILQTGVSEGITQDAWIENALSSSEKPLRVKWKVSYKMNGNPADEMAIFTLPNV encoded by the coding sequence ATGTCTGGTATTTACTTGACCGACAGGCCCGTTCGGAGACCGCAGGGTTCAGGGTCTCCTTTGATAAGGAAAATCCAAAGGTCATGCAGGATGTCGCTGCCGGAACCTGATTTGGCTTTGAATTTGGATGTCGCCGACTATATCAACGAGAAGCAAGGTGGGACTGCTTACGATGCTACTCGTGCCATTGTGAAACTGATCAACAATAGGGACAGTCATACTGCTGTTTTTGCTCTTTCTCTACTAGACGTCTTGGTCAAGAACTGTGGATACCCGGTTCATTTGCAGATCTCGAGAAAggagtttttgaatgagCTGGTCAGAAGGTTCCCAGAACACCCACCTTTGCGTTACTCTCGGGTGCAGAGACTGGTGCTCactgcaattgaagaatGGTACCAGACCATTTGTAAACATGCTCCGTACAAGGATGATTTGAACTATATTAGGGATATGAGAAGATTGCTAAAGTACAAGGGTTACATCTTCCCCAAGATTCACTCTGAAGACTTGGCTGTGATGAGACCGACCGACCAGCTGAAAACGGCAAGTGAAATCCAAAAGGAGCAAGAGATTGCCCAAGCAGCCAAGCTCGAAGAATTGATTAGAAGTGGTAGACCGGAAGATCTTAGAGAAGCTAACAAGCTGATGAAGATTATGGCCGGTTTTAAAGAGGACAATGTTGTTCATGCTAAACAAACGGTTAACGCTGAGCTGAATaagttgaaaagaaaggcAGACTTATTGAATGAAATGCTTAACATGTCAAACGAGAGTGAGATAGCTGAAAACGGAACTATCGAGGAGCTATACGCTGCGTTGAAGGGCGCTCAGCCAAAGTTCCAAAAGATTATTGAGGAAGAGCACGACGACGACACCTTGATCCAGGACCTGTTGAAGTTTAACGACACCGTGAACCAACTTTTAAACAAGTATTCGCTTCTGAAAATTGGTAATACGACAGCCGCAAATGAGATTAATCCAGAGGTTATGGCTGCGACCCCAGAGTCTAACGTTGGCGCTTTGTCCAACGAAATTAACCTTATTGACTTTGGCGATGATATGGGCGCCACTTCTCCATCCCCTACCCCGAACGCTCCTGACCTTGCAGCAGCGACAGCAAATCAGAACAACATAGACCCGATGATGGACTTGTTGGGCGATCTAAACGATCTATCTTTATCTAACGGCAATGGCAGTGGAGACCTGCTCGGAAATAATGAACCTTTAGAACTAGGCGGTGGGATTTCACTGGATAGTAACACTGATGATATTTTTTCGGCCACATCCAATAAAACTGCATCGAACGTTTCAGCAGCACCCGCCAACACTGCGACAACAGGTACTCAGGACGGGTCCTTCGACCTGTTAGGTGATTTGACCTCATCTACCGGGCGTACCTCGACTCAGACAGCGACAAAAGTGTTAGTGAACACATCAgcgaacttgaagatagAATTCGAAGTGACGAGAGAAAACGATTCTACCATCAAAGTGAAGGCTTGTTTCACAAACCTCGGCTCTGTACCTCTACAAGAATTCACCTTCTCTGTCGCCGTTCCTAAATCGATGCAGCTGAGGTTGCAACCTCAATCGGACAATATTTTGCAAACAGGAGTGAGTGAAGGTATCACCCAAGATGCATGGATAGAAAACGCTCTATCTTCATCAGAAAAACCTTTGAGGGTGAAATGGAAGGTGTCATACAAGATGAATGGTAATCCAGCTGATGAAATGGCGATCTTCACCTTGCCCAACGTCTAG
- the CNL1 gene encoding Cnl1p (similar to Saccharomyces cerevisiae YDR357C; ancestral locus Anc_5.415), translated as MSNDGHPGGGPEVTSDDPLGINKLTMDFDYLMYKISDYVESIQLQTNEHCSRQNQLIVGDIIEEVIDKNIAEFRDLLKKCDDLETHFDMLDQLAVIAATFKERLAQISKDYKTVPRSKKPAAT; from the coding sequence ATGTCGAATGATGGGCACCCTGGTGGAGGTCCCGAAGTGACGAGTGATGATCCACTGGGAATTAACAAACTTACGATGGACTTCGACTATCTCATGTATAAAATTAGCGATTACGTAGAGTCGATCCAGCTGCAAACTAACGAGCATTGCAGTAGGCAGAACCAATTGATTGTTGGTGACATTATAGAAGAAGTGATAGACAAGAACATTGCAGAGTTCCGCGACTTGCTGAAGAAGTGTGACGATCTGGAAACACATTTCGATATGCTCGATCAGCTCGCCGTCATAGCAGctactttcaaagaacGACTGGCACAAATATCGAAGGATTACAAAACGGTTCCAAGAAGTAAGaaaccagcagcaacgtGA
- the TFC6 gene encoding transcription factor TFIIIC subunit TFC6 (similar to Saccharomyces cerevisiae TFC6 (YDR362C); ancestral locus Anc_5.422), which yields MDSTGQDIVSTAVRAVEGVAHGGGAGRRRPRRAASKRAGDTVSELVALETGMDAELGTTGDGEFVMNGAEPEDDDEEEEEEEEADDIEIEVIEEESEEEQSTKKKGKRLKTPRAKKPAQAAKRSTNSRASSGPTGSEQRTIRNLRELSSVRDKLEKVYGTNEQKLLQLAKVKEGFETHLFDFPSSNIQQDSRYYLDFKPPAFSETDTTQRLFPTGRTTQYVDITEDQFQSEFKVDAQPVDVLLGSVATSLSPNDQKEFPLFEHYRREGLVYNCGSLVTDMAWLNTEDDRVQFLAVALSQFSNNAADRGLKMFGTTPHKSCIQILQFDPQELRLTKVQTILHNFGDTWNLKWHDGCLVNNDTAIGVLGFTAQDGSVRFIQIRRDTDALYRRCTGTDVTISLVGSYISCFDFLTPTTIICGFQNGFVAEFDLSDDLTVPSLYHKVLETYIISIAAATSKFESTVVSVASIDGYFSLFDPRHIASTKCVVGRSRGSNTNPLVYSPTVYTYLTSDGGNSLRGIPPKASFAVHQINSRDSTVTSIDASRLHPLALSGTADGSLYIDNVARRLLTGVKNISNTHSSLKLWKWDYDTHTGQYRLDHNYSVEKCSVNDLSKIRIDAPGIVIGAVKWIQTSTNGKVYAFSNNAGLLTLEKLPME from the coding sequence ATGGATTCGACAGGACAGGACATCGTGTCCACTGCAGTGCGTGCCGTAGAAGGTGTGGCACATGGCGGCGGTGCTGGTCGTAGGAGACCGCGTCGTGCAGCGTCCAAGAGGGCCGGGGACACGGTCAGCGAGCTGGTTGCTTTGGAAACCGGGATGGACGCGGAGCTGGGCACCACGGGGGATGGGGAGTTCGTCATGAATGGTGCTGAACCggaagacgatgatgaggaagaggaagaggaggaggaggctGACGATATCGAGATTGAAGTCATCGAAGAGGAGAGTGAGGAGGAACAGAgcaccaagaagaaggggaaaCGACTCAAGACACCGCGGGCGAAGAAACCGGCGCAAGCTGCGAAACGCAGTACCAATAGCCGTGCCTCATCGGGACCCACAGGGTCCGAACAACGCACTATAAGAAACCTTAGGGAACTCAGCTCCGTCAGGGACAAACTAGAGAAAGTGTACGGTACCAACGAGCAGAAACTGTTGCAGTTGGCCAAAGTGAAGGAGGGGTTTGAAACGCACCTGTTCGATTTCCCGAGCAGTAACATACAGCAGGATTCCCGCTATTACCTGGACTTCAAACCGCCAGCATTCTCAGAGACAGACACGACTCAGAGGCTCTTCCCCACCGGTAGAACAACACAGTACGTTGACATCACAGAGGATCAATTCCAATCGGAATTCAAAGTAGATGCACAACCCGTAGACGTTTTGCTGGGATCCGTAGCGACAAGTCTCTCCCCAAACGACCAGAAGGAGTTCCCCCTGTTCGAACACTATAGGAGGGAGGGACTTGTCTACAATTGTGGCAGTCTCGTGACAGACATGGCGTGGCTCAATACTGAGGACGACCGAGTACAGTTCCTCGCAGTGGCCTTGTCACAGTTCTCGAATAACGCCGCAGATCGGGGATTGAAGATGTTCGGGACCACACCGCACAAATCCTGTATAcaaatccttcaattcGACCCACAGGAACTGCGACTCACCAAAGTTCAAACCATATTGCACAACTTCGGGGATACATGGAACCTTAAATGGCACGACGGGTGCTTGGTGAACAACGACACAGCTATCGGTGTGCTCGGGTTCACCGCACAGGACGGCAGCGTACGGTTTATACAGATCCGCAGAGACACGGACGCACTGTACAGGAGATGCACGGGCACGGACGTGACAATCTCTCTCGTGGGCTCGTACATCAGTTGCTTCGACTTCCTCACGCCAACGACAATCATCTGCGGGTTTCAAAACGGGTTCGTCGCAGAATTCGATCTCTCGGACGACCTCACTGTCCCCTCCTTGTATCATAAAGTACTCGAGACGTACATCATATCAATAGCCGCGGCGACATCCAAGTTTGAGTCAACCGTTGTCAGCGTCGCATCCATCGACGGGTACTTCTCCCTGTTTGATCCGCGCCACATCGCCAGTACAAAGTGCGTAGTTGGTAGATCTAGAGGATCCAACACAAACCCGCTCGTGTACTCTCCGACAGTGTACACCTACCTGACCAGTGACGGGGGCAACTCGCTTCGCGGTATACCACCGAAGGCCTCCTTTGCGGTCCACCAAATAAATTCAAGGGACTCAACCGTGACCTCCATAGACGCGTCGAGATTACACCCGCTGGCATTGTCCGGTACGGCGGATGGGTCTCTCTACATCGATAATGTTGCAAGACGGCTTCTAACGGGTGTCAAGAACATCTCCAACACGCACAGCTCTCTGAAGCTGTGGAAATGGGACTACGACACGCATACTGGGCAATACAGGCTGGATCACAACTACTCCGTCGAGAAATGCTCGGTGAACGACCTCAGCAAGATCCGTATCGATGCCCCCGGTATCGTCATCGGCGCCGTCAAATGGATCCAAACGTCTACCAACGGAAAAGTGTACGCGTTCAGTAACAACGCAGGACTGCTGACCCTGGAGAAATTACCCATGGAATAG